In a single window of the Drosophila albomicans strain 15112-1751.03 chromosome 3, ASM965048v2, whole genome shotgun sequence genome:
- the LOC117566956 gene encoding uncharacterized protein LOC117566956 produces the protein MPCESCGVEFTVFRRKRSCFDCRRYYCNNCLTVTTTRRCQRCAIFAQRPLLRTDLLKLKPKDLIFYLQSKHISTEGCLEKEELVGLVLAHVAQTDRAGRAPPNHSPGRGQANPMDSLKQTCQNFFTNLSDNISDSFASFDTKSSAKSTANNSRANSRHASHDNGDYAPSAPPPPPTHIFEQPRVSTRELPTYASAANARTQATATRSSSVETAHVHVSPSTSSTRTTTSPTATEERRSAPVPAALPVRSINNNSAAHAADDSECECSDDEIMQTFSERASNKNSENSSRPLDTDADMTTGGSAGLGATIAAATPATTNTSPVYSKQGSLSSKVDACGAESSQSSFEELGAIGGISDESKAATDTNSSNLDQWQLLEQIAPNGSNQLPQAPDAAVAAADAAAATEEILEVTLRNEPGETPNIEQRTVTTMPPQLPQRVKKVTRRRSEGYLNRRHHSSDDESPVGSNAPVLSTLSEQPEPGPASGSCSRCGKNKTNIRRHVEKMRRHLENSQMSEEDIKRELKEFLTYLEQRTKSLDCSEADSHVVSPLSGAEAGSIAAGGRGSGMPITPTIEFSPTQDDDGPWDDDEGIHVYAAPLGYEPANGIDSRFVNLEDFEDLKDLENLTVKQLKEVLMLHRVDFKGCCEKHELLDRVERLWKTMRTAPAVEKLATDELCKICMDAPIECVFLECGHMATCTNCGKVLPECPICRQYIVRVVRFFRA, from the exons ATGCCCTGCGAGAGCTGTGGCGTTGAATTCACGGTATTTCGCCGCAAACGCAGCTGCTTCGATTGCAG gCGATATTACTGCAACAACTGTTTGACTGTGACGACAACACGACGCTGCCAACGATGTGCAATATTTGCTCAGCGGCCGCTGCTGCGAACCGATCTGCTGAAACTGAAGCCAAAAGATTTGATATTCTATTTGCAATCCAAACACATTTCCACTGAAGGCTGCCTGG AGAAGGAGGAGCTGGTCGGTCTGGTGTTGGCGCATGTCGCACAAACGGATCGTGCTGGACGAGCGCCGCCCAATCATAGTCCGGGGCGTGGCCAAGCCAATCCCATGGACAGTCTGAAGCAAACGTGCCAAAATTTCTTCACCAATCTGAGTGACAATATCAGTGATTCCTTTGCCTCCTTCGACACAAAGTCCAGTGCGAAATCCACAGCGAACAACAGTCGCGCCAACAGTCGGCATGCCTCCCACGACAATGGTGACTATGCGCCGTCGGCTCCACCACCGCCGCCCACGCACATTTTTGAGCAGCCACGCGTCTCAACTCGTGAGTTGCCAACGTATGCAAGTGCAGCGAACGCACGAACGCAAGCGACGGCAACACGAAGCAGCTCGGTGGAGACGGCGCACGTTCATGTGAGTCCATCGACCTCATCGACGCGCACAACAACGTCGCCGACGGCAACGGAGGAGCGTCGATCGGCGCCGGTGCCCGCCGCATTGCCAGTTAGgtcaattaacaataatagtGCTGCCCATGCCGCCGATGATTCCGAGTGCGAGTGCTCCGATGATGAGATTATGCAAACGTTCAGCGAGCGTGCATCGAATAAGAACAGCGAGAACAGCAGTCGTCCATTGGACACAGATGCCGATATGACGACGGGTGGCTCTGCAGGATTAGGTGCCACAATAGCGGCTGCAACGCCTGCCACAACGAACACCAGTCCGGTTTACTCCAAGCAGGGCTCGCTTAGCTCCAAAGTCGATGCATGTGGTGCGGAGTCTTCGCAGTCCAGCTTCGAGGAACTGGGCGCCATTGGGGGCATCTCGGACGAGAGCAAGGCAGCAACGGAtacgaacagcagcaacttggATCAATGGCAGCTACTTGAGCAAATTGCTCCCAATGGCAGCAATCAACTGCCACAGGCTCCCGATgcagctgtagctgctgccgatgctgctgcagccacCGAGGAGATTCTGGAGGTGACGCTGCGCAATGAGCCGGGGGAGACACCAAATATTGAGCAGCGTACAGTCACGACGATGCCACCGCAGTTGCCACAGCGCGTGAAAAAGGTAACCAGGCGACGTTCGGAGGGTTATCTGAATCGACGACATCATTCGAGCGATGATGAATCACCCGTGGGGTCCAATGCTCCAGTGCTGAGCACATTGAGTGAGCAACCGGAACCAGGTCCTGCCTCCGGCAGTTGTTCGCGTTGTGGCAAGAATAAGACCAATATACGCAGGCATGTGGAGAAGATGCGACGCCATCTGGAGAACTCACAAATGTCCGAGGAGGATATCAAGCGGGAGCTGAAAGAGTTTCTCACGTATCTGGAGCAGCGCACCAAGTCCTTGGATTGCTCCGAGGCCGATAGTCATGTCGTTTCACCGCTGAGCGGAGCCGAAGCGGGCAGCATTGCTGCTGGTGGTCGAGGCTCTGGAATGCCCATCACACCGACCATTGAGTTCTCACCGACGCAGGACGACGATGGACCTTGGGACGATGATGAAGGCATTCATGTGTATGCCGCGCCACTTGGCTATGAGCCAGCCAATGGCATTGATTCACGCTTCGTAAACTTGGAAGACTTTGAGGACCT AAAAGACTTGGAAAACTTAACGGTAAAACAATTAAAGGAAGTACTGATGTTGCATCGTGTTGACTTCAAAGGATGCTGCGAGAAGCACGAGCTGCTCGATCGCGTCGAAAGGCTGTGGAAAACAATGCGCACTGCTCCAG CTGTTGAGAAACTTGCCACTGATGAGCTGTGTAAGATATGCATGGATGCTCCGATTGAATGCGTGTTCTTGGAATGCGGACATATGGCGACATGCACCAACTGTGGAAAAGTGCTACCCGAGTGCCCGATTTGCCGACAATACATTGTACGAGTTGTAAGATTCTTTAGGGCGTAA